cATACGATCTCTGCTCggttgcttgataaccaatccattccaactaccacgtcgaagcttcctaaCTTGACGGGCAGAAGATCAAGTGTAAACTCGTGCTCCTCGAGTTCTATCACGCAACCCCTAATGACTTCATTCGcttctactagctttccattagctagttctatcgaatacagaatatctagcttactagctaccaagccaagcatattcttaaattctagggaTACAAAACTATAATCgacaccagtatcaaacagtacagatgcaaagcgttggttgatAGGGAATGAACCAGTAACTACGTTCAGATCCTGGCGAGCTTCCCTAGCTccgatgttgaaaacccttccttgaGCTTGATTGAGCTTtgggcattctctcttgaagtgcCCCACATCTCCACAATTAAATCAACCTAGTCCCTGACCATTACCATTTCCGTTACcaccttgattgttgttttggttgcggTTTCCACTCCCAGCTTGATTCCCAAAATTCCCACGATTAccatttccgccatttcctccttgagGGCGGTTTCCATACCCATTTCCACCACGGCTATTATTTCCATTACCATAACCTCTTTGACCACCATGACCAGTACCAGCCCAACATGTCTCCTTCGAATGGCCAACCTTCCCACAAGACTCACACTTTCTAACTCTGCATTGGCCGGCATGATGATACTGGCACACATCAcatttgggcagagtgcccatgtatcctttccCCTTGTTTTCAGTACCAGTTTTGACCTCAGCTGGTGGGTTCACTTCCTTCTTCTTGTTGGCACTGCTGGTACCCTTCTTAAAgtttgagaacttccttttgttctcaccGGATGACTCAACGTGAGTTTCTTTCTTCTTCTGGTCAGAAATCGAAAACTTGTTTAACCGGATCGCCTCTTTAGTTAGTGACACACTCAGATCAATCGCCTCCGTGATCGTTGCGGGCTTCGATGTCGTCACCAtactcatgatttggggtgccaatccccaaataaaacgctcAACGCGCTTGAATTCTGGATCAACCATATACGGGACGACGCGAGACAAGTCGTGAAACCTCTGCACATATTCAGCGATCTTTGGGCCATCCATCTTGAGGTTCTAGAATTCAGTTTCCAATTTCTGGATTTCGGCCCTTGAGTAGTACTTCTTTCACATGAGTTCCTTCATTTCatctacctttggttgagttctcatacaacaacagttaccatgcaagcattcaagcggcaccatttgaagctctctatggacgcaagtgtcgatcaccgttattgtcacggcccccgaccccaccctggacggaatcgggcaCCGCaagcagccaagtggtaccggtggtttatttttgaaaatattgCAGCGTAAATTTCATCAGAACCGTGAGTTAGGAAacatatcagagtttagaaaacaccggatttttatttattaaatagatggtgataaaccatgttttacaaaggtagcttttaatatgggataaacccgaatacataaaatgataattcttaatttaatttaattgataaaatgagcaacttctgtaagtcttgttggtgccgtatccaattcttactccaatctactgtaattacctgaaaggcattttaaaaaggttttgtcaacaggaaatactgagtgagttcattcagtttgcacaaaatgactcgtagttataatttacagtattaagagcgattacaattgtctctatcttataattatctggtccagttgtcactcgaccggatctgtgactgtggtcatatcacttaTTAGGTCCTGTCACCCAAAAGTGACATGTATCACTATTTAGGCTCACCCACCTAAAAGTGACGTGTATCATGATTTAGGCGCGCCCACCTAAAATTGATACTACAGCAGtattgtatacaaaaccccacttactgccagtaattaaagatttgcaaagacttaatccctgtaattataactgggA
The Helianthus annuus cultivar XRQ/B chromosome 6, HanXRQr2.0-SUNRISE, whole genome shotgun sequence genome window above contains:
- the LOC110901215 gene encoding N66 matrix protein-like, with the protein product MDGPKIAEYVQRFHDLSRVVPYMVDPEFKRVERFIWGLAPQIMSMVTTSKPATITEAIDLSVSLTKEAIRLNKFSISDQKKKETHVESSGENKRKFSNFKKGTSSANKKKEVNPPAEVKTGTENKGKGYMGTLPKCDVCQYHHAGQCRVRKCESCGKVGHSKETCWAGTGHGGQRGYGNGNNSRGGNGYGNRPQGGNGGNGNRGNFGNQAGSGNRNQNNNQGGNGNGNGQGLG